The DNA sequence GGGATCGATTTGGAAGGTAACTTCTAAATTGAGCATCCTCATAAGATTGATTCTCATCAAGCAAGAAATGAAGGCTGTCCGCAAGGGCGGCCTTTTGTCGTTTTGGTCCTTCTTCATGGTGAAAGGGCGATTTCAAAGGTGCAAGAACCTCCTCAGAATACAATTGAACTATCCGCAGGTAATTCCAATATTTGATATAATGCAAATATTGTATTTTGTATGCGTCAGATATTTTGTGTTTGCTTGTTCACTTGGCTCCTGTTCTCCTTTTCCGCTGGCAATGCTCAGGGATTGATTTCCTATACGTATTCCTATTCCGAGAATCTGGGGAATCCAGCTGGAGTTAATTCGGAAGGAGATGATGTAGTGGACGGCACTTGGGCGGTTGCAATGCCGGGGCTTCAGTTCCAAAACACGTGGTCTGCGGGGCATGCCTTGCCCATTGACTTCGACTTCTTCGGAACGGAAGTGGATAGCTTCTGGGTGAGCGCAAATGGGATGTTGACCTTCAGTTCCCCTTCGGGTTCCCCGAGTAACTCCGCCACGAATTTGCCCTCTGGCGGACTTCCCAATTTGTCCATTGCTTGTTTTTGGGAATCATTTACCTCCAATATCCCCACTGGGTCTAATGACATGGTGGTCACAAAATCTTTTGGTACAAGTCCCAACAGACAATTTTGGATCAAGTGGGCTTCCTTCGAATGGGCTTCTTCAAGCTTTGTTTTCGCTTCCATCGTTTTGGAGGAATCGACGGATAAAGTCTACATCGTGGATATGTACACCAGCCCTACTGCTACAACGCTTGATCCGGTGGTGGGCTTACAAAAGAATTCCTCATTCGCAGTAGGCGCATCGAGTGCAGAAGCTGTTTTCGCGGGTCTGGGCTCGAGCGAAGTGGACAATAGTTATTTCACCTTTGAACCCTATGAAATTCCTCCCCATGATCTTGTGCCGACTGATTTGCTCTCCCCGGCTAGTGGTGGGTGCGGCTTGGGGATGACGCCTGTTTCGATTAGGGTGGCCAATTTGGGTCAACTACCCGCTACCAATATGAAGGCTAGATTCCGAGTGGATGAGGGCGCTTGGATCACGGAAACGATCCCTGGGACCATCCAAGCAGGAGATAGCGTGCTGTTTACGTTCCAGCAAATGGCAGATTTGTCTACGCCAGGAGATCGTGAGCTAACCATTGCTTTATTTCTGAATGGAGATGGCAACATTCACAATGATACACTGAATGCGGTCATTCCTCATTATCTGTTGATCGATCAGTTTCCCTATCAAGAAGATTTCGAGTCGGGGGCAGCAGGATGGCGGTCTGGTGGTACCAATAGCAGTTGGGAATTGGCTGAACCCAATGGGAATTTTATTCAAGGGGCTGCTTCCGGGGTAAATGCATGGGTCACCGGGGCGATTTCTCAACACAACAGTTTTGAGCATTCGTGGGTGGAAAGTCCATGCTTCGATCTGAGCAACGCTCCTCAAGATTGTTGGATTGGAATGCAGGTCTATTGGGAAAGTGAGTTTGGCTGGGATGGTGCTGTATTTCAGGTTTCTTCGGATGGAGGAGCAAATTGGGAGACACTGGGTACTTCCCATGAATCTGATTGGTACAATTCTCAACAAATTAACAGTTCTCCCGGTGGATCCATTTTTGGGTGGAGTGGCCATGGAACTTCCAACACGCATGCCAAGGTCTGGAAGCCTGTGACGCATGCCTTGCCTCAATCGGTCATTGGCCAGCCGGAAGTAAGATTTAGAATGGTCTTTGCCTCTGCTGGTGGCCAGAACTTCGATGGGTTTGCCTTTGATCAATTTGTCATCGGAGAACCACCATCGGATCCTGATTTGGAAAGTGGGTTTGTGTGTAATGAGACCTTGATAGATGCCTTTTCCGGAACTAATCAAGTGCTTTGGTCCACGGGGGATACGACCTCACAGATTACTCTTACACATACCGGAGAGGCTGACATATTGGATAGTATGATTACTGTCCGAGTAGAAAATGAACTGGGCCTATTCAAACGGGATACCATCATCTTCAGTATCAGTGTGCCGACGGTGGCGACTTTGGATACGGCTTTTCATATCGATTGTCATGGAGGATCTACTGGAGCGATTCTATTGGGAATTAAGGGAGGAAAAGCGCCATTTACCTATGAATGGAGCAATGGGATGACCACCCAAAACTTAGACCAAGTAAAGGCTGGAACATATTCGGGAACTGGGGCGGATGCGACCGGTTGTCCCTTTGTGTTGCCAGAGGTGATCTTGACTCAAAACCCGCCCATTACCGTTGAGACGACTGCCACGCCTGTCACCTGTTATGGTGATGCTGATGGCTCTGTTTTCGTGTTTGCTTCTGGTGGAGCGGGGGATTTTTCCTATCAATGGAATCATGGCCCGACGGATTCGCAGCTGGACAATGTCTCCAGTGGAGCTTATTCAGTAACTGTCCTAGATGGGCTGGGATGCTTGAAAATTAGGGAGATAGAAGTGCCTCAACCAGATAGTTTAACCATGGACCTGATCGCATATGATCCCAATCCTTGCCCTGGAGACATGGAGGGAAGGTTGAAGATGGCGGTTTCCGGAGGGGTAGAGCCCTATACGTACGCATGGTCCCATGGAGTTATCTCAAGGACGGCGGCGGGGCTTCCTGTGGGATCATACTACTTGACAGTGGTGGATTCGCAGGGCTGTGCTCGGACTTCGCAGTGGATGGAGGTAGGATATATTCAAGATGAACCGGTCGCTGACTTTTCCATCAATCAGACAGGAGAAATGGTCGAATTGATGGACGCATCTCAGCATGGGGATTCTTTATGGTGGAGTCTAGGGGACGGAAATATGTCCACAGACAGTATGCCCATCCACACGTATGCGCAAGGAGGTATTTACGAAATCACGCAGTATGTCCAGAATGGATGCGGTACAGACTCTGCCTCTCAGAACATTTCCATTCAATCTGTAGGGATTCTACCGACCCTTGACCAAGGACTTGCGCGGGTCGTTCCCAATCCATCAGAAGGTCGATT is a window from the Pontibacter sp. G13 genome containing:
- a CDS encoding PKD domain-containing protein, which encodes MRQIFCVCLFTWLLFSFSAGNAQGLISYTYSYSENLGNPAGVNSEGDDVVDGTWAVAMPGLQFQNTWSAGHALPIDFDFFGTEVDSFWVSANGMLTFSSPSGSPSNSATNLPSGGLPNLSIACFWESFTSNIPTGSNDMVVTKSFGTSPNRQFWIKWASFEWASSSFVFASIVLEESTDKVYIVDMYTSPTATTLDPVVGLQKNSSFAVGASSAEAVFAGLGSSEVDNSYFTFEPYEIPPHDLVPTDLLSPASGGCGLGMTPVSIRVANLGQLPATNMKARFRVDEGAWITETIPGTIQAGDSVLFTFQQMADLSTPGDRELTIALFLNGDGNIHNDTLNAVIPHYLLIDQFPYQEDFESGAAGWRSGGTNSSWELAEPNGNFIQGAASGVNAWVTGAISQHNSFEHSWVESPCFDLSNAPQDCWIGMQVYWESEFGWDGAVFQVSSDGGANWETLGTSHESDWYNSQQINSSPGGSIFGWSGHGTSNTHAKVWKPVTHALPQSVIGQPEVRFRMVFASAGGQNFDGFAFDQFVIGEPPSDPDLESGFVCNETLIDAFSGTNQVLWSTGDTTSQITLTHTGEADILDSMITVRVENELGLFKRDTIIFSISVPTVATLDTAFHIDCHGGSTGAILLGIKGGKAPFTYEWSNGMTTQNLDQVKAGTYSGTGADATGCPFVLPEVILTQNPPITVETTATPVTCYGDADGSVFVFASGGAGDFSYQWNHGPTDSQLDNVSSGAYSVTVLDGLGCLKIREIEVPQPDSLTMDLIAYDPNPCPGDMEGRLKMAVSGGVEPYTYAWSHGVISRTAAGLPVGSYYLTVVDSQGCARTSQWMEVGYIQDEPVADFSINQTGEMVELMDASQHGDSLWWSLGDGNMSTDSMPIHTYAQGGIYEITQYVQNGCGTDSASQNISIQSVGILPTLDQGLARVVPNPSEGRFILFLEDRQLLGGKISLMGTDGRTLWQGYIPDYLPDDKWPIDLRGRINQGIYLLQVETSVGNWISRVIIR